The following coding sequences are from one Peromyscus eremicus chromosome X, PerEre_H2_v1, whole genome shotgun sequence window:
- the Foxp3 gene encoding forkhead box protein P3 isoform X2 has product MPNPRPAKPVAPSLALGPSPGVLPSWKTAPKASELLGTRGPGGTFQGRDLRGGAHTSSLNPLPPSQLQLSTVDAHAQTPVLQVRPLDNPAMISLPPPSAATGVFSLKARPGLPPGINVASLEWVSREPALLCTFPRSGTPRKDNNLLAAPQGSYPLLANGVCKWPGCEKVFEEPEEFLKHCQADHLLDEKGKAQCLLQREVVQSLEQQLELEKEKLGAMQAHLAGKMALSKAPAMASMDKSSCCIVAASTQGSVLPAWSAPREASDSLFAVRRHLWGSHGNGTFPEFFHSMDYFKFHNMRPPFTYATLIRWAILEAPEKQRTLNEIYHWFTRMFAYFRNHPATWKNAIRHNLSLHKCFVRVESEKGAVWTVDEFEFRKKRSQRPSKCSNPCP; this is encoded by the exons ATGCCCAACCCCAGGCCAGCCAAGCCCGTGGCCCCTTCCTTGGCCCTTGGTCCATCCCCAGGAGTCTTGCCAAGCTGGAAGACTGCACCCAAGGCCTCAGAGCTCCTAGGGACCAGGGGTCCTGGGGGAACCTTCCAAGGCCGGGACCTGCGAGGTGGGGCTCACACTTCTTCCTTGAACCCCCTGCCACCATCACAGCTGCAG CTCTCCACTGTGGATGCCCATGCCCAGACCCCTGTTCTACAAGTGCGCCCACTGGACAACCCGGCCATGATCAGCCTCCCACCACCTTCTGCTGCCACTGGGGTCTTCTCCCTCAAGGCCCGGCCTGGCCTGCCACCTG GGATCAACGTAGCCAGTCTGGAATGGGTGTCCAGGGAGCCGGCTCTACTCTGCACCTTCCCACGCTCAGGGACACCCAGGAAAGATAA CAACCTTTTGGCTGCCCCGCAAGGATCCTACCCACTGCTGGCAAATGGAGTGTGCAAGTGGCCTGGTTGTGAGAAGGTCTTCGAGGAGCCAGAAGAGTTTCTTAA GCATTGCCAAGCAGATCACCTCCTGGATGAGAAGGGCAAAGCGCAGTGCCTCCTGCAGAGAGAAGTGGTGCAGTCTCTGGAACAGCAG CTGGAGCTGGAAAAGGAGAAGCTGGGTGCTATGCAGGCCCACCTGGCCGGGAAGATGGCACTGTCAAAGGCTCCGGCTATG GCCTCAATGGACAAGAGCTCTTGCTGCATTGTAGCTGCGAGCACACAGGGCAGTGTTCTCCCAGCCTGGTCTGCTCCCCGGGAGGCTTCGGACAGCCTGTTTGCCGTGCGGAGGCACCTCTGGGGAAGCCATGGAAACGGCACCTTTCCAG AGTTCTTCCACAGCATGGACTATTTCAAGTTCCACAACATGAGACCCCCTTTCACCTACGCCACCCTCATCCGATGG gccatcctggaagctccagagaagcagagaacacTCAATGAAATCTACCACTGGTTCACACGCATGTTTGCCTACTTCAGAAACCACCCGGCCACCTGGAAG AATGCCATCCGCCACAACTTGAGCTTGCACAAGTGCTTTGTGCGAGTGGAGAGTGAGAAGGGAGCGGTGTGGACCGTTGATGAGTTTGAGTTTCGCAAGAAGAGGAGCCAACGCCCCAGCAAGTGCTCCAACCCTTGCCCTTGA
- the Foxp3 gene encoding forkhead box protein P3 isoform X1: MPNPRPAKPVAPSLALGPSPGVLPSWKTAPKASELLGTRGPGGTFQGRDLRGGAHTSSLNPLPPSQLQLPTVPLVMVAPSGARLGPSPHLQALLQDRPHFMHQLSTVDAHAQTPVLQVRPLDNPAMISLPPPSAATGVFSLKARPGLPPGINVASLEWVSREPALLCTFPRSGTPRKDNNLLAAPQGSYPLLANGVCKWPGCEKVFEEPEEFLKHCQADHLLDEKGKAQCLLQREVVQSLEQQLELEKEKLGAMQAHLAGKMALSKAPAMASMDKSSCCIVAASTQGSVLPAWSAPREASDSLFAVRRHLWGSHGNGTFPEFFHSMDYFKFHNMRPPFTYATLIRWAILEAPEKQRTLNEIYHWFTRMFAYFRNHPATWKNAIRHNLSLHKCFVRVESEKGAVWTVDEFEFRKKRSQRPSKCSNPCP; encoded by the exons ATGCCCAACCCCAGGCCAGCCAAGCCCGTGGCCCCTTCCTTGGCCCTTGGTCCATCCCCAGGAGTCTTGCCAAGCTGGAAGACTGCACCCAAGGCCTCAGAGCTCCTAGGGACCAGGGGTCCTGGGGGAACCTTCCAAGGCCGGGACCTGCGAGGTGGGGCTCACACTTCTTCCTTGAACCCCCTGCCACCATCACAGCTGCAG CTGCCTACAGTACCCCTGGTCATGGTGGCACCCTCTGGGGCCCGACTAGGCCCTTCACCCCACCTGCAGGCACTTCTCCAGGACAGACCACACTTCATGCATCAG CTCTCCACTGTGGATGCCCATGCCCAGACCCCTGTTCTACAAGTGCGCCCACTGGACAACCCGGCCATGATCAGCCTCCCACCACCTTCTGCTGCCACTGGGGTCTTCTCCCTCAAGGCCCGGCCTGGCCTGCCACCTG GGATCAACGTAGCCAGTCTGGAATGGGTGTCCAGGGAGCCGGCTCTACTCTGCACCTTCCCACGCTCAGGGACACCCAGGAAAGATAA CAACCTTTTGGCTGCCCCGCAAGGATCCTACCCACTGCTGGCAAATGGAGTGTGCAAGTGGCCTGGTTGTGAGAAGGTCTTCGAGGAGCCAGAAGAGTTTCTTAA GCATTGCCAAGCAGATCACCTCCTGGATGAGAAGGGCAAAGCGCAGTGCCTCCTGCAGAGAGAAGTGGTGCAGTCTCTGGAACAGCAG CTGGAGCTGGAAAAGGAGAAGCTGGGTGCTATGCAGGCCCACCTGGCCGGGAAGATGGCACTGTCAAAGGCTCCGGCTATG GCCTCAATGGACAAGAGCTCTTGCTGCATTGTAGCTGCGAGCACACAGGGCAGTGTTCTCCCAGCCTGGTCTGCTCCCCGGGAGGCTTCGGACAGCCTGTTTGCCGTGCGGAGGCACCTCTGGGGAAGCCATGGAAACGGCACCTTTCCAG AGTTCTTCCACAGCATGGACTATTTCAAGTTCCACAACATGAGACCCCCTTTCACCTACGCCACCCTCATCCGATGG gccatcctggaagctccagagaagcagagaacacTCAATGAAATCTACCACTGGTTCACACGCATGTTTGCCTACTTCAGAAACCACCCGGCCACCTGGAAG AATGCCATCCGCCACAACTTGAGCTTGCACAAGTGCTTTGTGCGAGTGGAGAGTGAGAAGGGAGCGGTGTGGACCGTTGATGAGTTTGAGTTTCGCAAGAAGAGGAGCCAACGCCCCAGCAAGTGCTCCAACCCTTGCCCTTGA